In one window of Cellulophaga sp. HaHa_2_95 DNA:
- a CDS encoding TIGR01777 family oxidoreductase, translating to MKVLITGATGLVGNAIVTECHKNKISVNFLTTSKAKVIEKENYTGFYWNPDQGEIDLNCFTGVTAIINLAGASISKRWTASYKKEILSSRINSLKTLKNGLAKVDSSAITSFVSASAIGIYPDSIQKFYSEEDQFKADGFLSEVVQTWENEIDTFEGFNFSVAKIRIGLVMSNKGGALPEMVKPIKFFVGSAFGSGKQWQSWIHIKDLAKLFIFAVKNELNGVYNGVASNPVTNEKLVSKVANVLGRPLILPKIPAAVLKLILGDMSALLLDSQRVSNKKILEEGFVFKYLNVCPALDSLYSDK from the coding sequence AAGGTATTAATAACAGGTGCTACAGGATTGGTTGGCAATGCTATAGTAACCGAATGTCATAAAAATAAAATTTCCGTAAATTTTTTAACGACTAGTAAGGCTAAAGTCATTGAAAAAGAAAATTACACAGGTTTTTATTGGAATCCAGACCAGGGAGAAATAGACTTAAACTGTTTTACTGGAGTAACGGCAATTATAAATCTTGCGGGAGCCTCTATTTCTAAAAGATGGACAGCATCTTATAAGAAGGAGATTTTGTCAAGTAGAATCAATTCCCTTAAAACGCTTAAAAACGGACTAGCGAAAGTAGATTCATCAGCGATCACGTCTTTTGTGTCTGCTTCTGCAATTGGCATCTATCCAGATTCGATTCAAAAATTTTATTCAGAAGAGGATCAATTTAAAGCAGATGGTTTTCTTTCAGAAGTGGTACAGACTTGGGAAAACGAGATAGATACATTTGAAGGCTTTAATTTTAGCGTTGCTAAAATTAGAATAGGTCTTGTGATGTCTAATAAAGGAGGGGCGCTGCCAGAGATGGTGAAGCCTATTAAGTTTTTCGTAGGGTCAGCTTTTGGTTCTGGCAAGCAATGGCAATCATGGATTCATATTAAAGATTTGGCAAAACTGTTTATTTTTGCGGTTAAAAACGAGTTAAATGGGGTGTACAACGGCGTGGCTTCAAATCCGGTAACCAATGAGAAGTTAGTGTCTAAAGTTGCTAATGTTCTAGGGAGACCTTTAATACTGCCAAAAATTCCTGCAGCAGTCCTAAAATTAATTTTGGGAGATATGTCCGCTCTGCTACTAGATAGTCAACGTGTTAGTAACAAAAAAATCTTAGAAGAAGGTTTCGTTTTTAAATATCTGAATGTCTGCCCTGCCTTAGATTCTCTGTACTCCGATAAGTAA
- a CDS encoding nucleotide exchange factor GrpE — protein sequence MSDINNTEDIQEENLAQQEGAENQENSAEQVEVEELSVEEQLREDLAKEKDKFLRLFAEFENYKKRTSKERMDLFKTAGQEVIVALLPVSDDFDRAMQELAKSNDKETFKGVELIKIKFEQVLKSKGLEEVEAKAGDVFDADIHEAITQIPAPNKKLKGKIIDVIEKGFKLGDKIIRHPKVVVGN from the coding sequence ATGAGCGATATAAATAATACAGAAGATATACAAGAGGAGAACTTAGCGCAACAAGAAGGAGCAGAGAACCAAGAAAATTCAGCTGAACAAGTTGAAGTTGAGGAGCTTTCTGTGGAAGAACAATTGAGAGAAGATTTAGCAAAAGAGAAAGATAAATTTTTAAGATTGTTTGCGGAGTTTGAAAACTACAAAAAAAGAACTTCAAAAGAGCGAATGGATTTGTTTAAAACTGCAGGACAAGAAGTGATTGTAGCTTTGTTACCAGTTTCTGATGATTTTGATAGAGCGATGCAAGAATTAGCAAAATCAAATGATAAAGAAACGTTCAAGGGGGTAGAATTAATTAAAATCAAGTTCGAACAAGTACTAAAATCTAAAGGCTTAGAAGAAGTAGAGGCTAAAGCTGGTGATGTGTTTGATGCAGATATTCATGAAGCAATAACACAAATACCTGCTCCAAATAAGAAGTTGAAGGGCAAGATTATAGATGTAATTGAAAAAGGATTTAAGTTAGGTGATAAAATTATCCGTCATCCAAAAGTGGTTGTTGGTAATTAA
- the dnaJ gene encoding molecular chaperone DnaJ, which yields MKEDYYDILGIAKGASAAEIKKAYRKKAVQYHPDKNPGDAKAEEMFKKAAEAYEVLSDDNKKARYDQYGHAAFDGSGGFGGGGGGGMNMDDIFNQFGDIFGGFGGGGGFSGFGGGGGGQRRVKGSSLKIRVALTLEEVANGVEKKIKVKRKVQASGVTYKTCGTCGGRGQVTKITNTILGRMQTAATCSTCGGSGQILDHKPGDADAQGMIVKEETVAVKIPGGVEDGMQLKVSGKGNDAPGNGVPGDLIVAIETLEHETLKREGDNLHYDLYVSISEAVLGTSKEIDAVTGKVRIKLEPGIQSGKILRLRGKGISSLNGYGAGDLLVHVNVWTPKTLSKEQKEFFEKMQNNENFIPNPEKSDKSFFEKVKDMFS from the coding sequence ATGAAGGAAGATTATTACGACATTTTAGGCATAGCCAAAGGCGCAAGCGCAGCTGAAATTAAAAAAGCATATCGGAAAAAAGCCGTTCAATATCACCCAGATAAAAATCCGGGAGACGCGAAGGCAGAAGAGATGTTTAAAAAAGCTGCTGAAGCCTATGAAGTATTAAGCGACGATAATAAAAAAGCACGTTACGATCAGTACGGTCATGCAGCCTTTGATGGTTCTGGCGGTTTCGGCGGTGGTGGCGGAGGTGGCATGAATATGGATGACATATTCAACCAGTTTGGCGATATTTTTGGCGGCTTCGGCGGCGGTGGAGGCTTTAGTGGTTTCGGCGGCGGTGGCGGCGGTCAGCGAAGAGTAAAAGGCAGTAGCTTAAAAATTAGAGTTGCACTTACGCTAGAAGAAGTAGCAAATGGTGTTGAGAAGAAAATAAAAGTTAAGCGTAAAGTTCAGGCTAGTGGGGTTACCTATAAAACATGTGGCACCTGTGGTGGTAGAGGTCAAGTTACTAAGATCACTAATACTATTCTAGGTAGAATGCAGACAGCAGCTACTTGCAGTACGTGCGGTGGTAGTGGTCAAATTCTAGATCATAAGCCAGGCGATGCAGATGCTCAAGGTATGATCGTTAAAGAAGAAACTGTAGCGGTTAAAATACCTGGTGGTGTAGAAGATGGCATGCAATTAAAGGTTTCTGGAAAAGGAAATGATGCTCCTGGAAATGGTGTTCCTGGAGATTTAATTGTTGCAATCGAAACATTAGAGCATGAAACACTTAAACGTGAGGGTGATAATTTACATTATGATCTGTATGTAAGTATTTCTGAAGCTGTGTTAGGTACTTCTAAGGAGATTGATGCTGTAACGGGTAAAGTGCGCATTAAATTAGAGCCAGGAATACAATCTGGAAAAATTTTACGTCTTAGAGGTAAAGGTATTTCTAGTCTCAATGGGTACGGTGCAGGAGATTTGTTAGTGCATGTAAATGTTTGGACTCCAAAAACACTTAGCAAAGAGCAAAAAGAGTTTTTTGAAAAGATGCAGAATAATGAGAATTTTATTCCAAATCCAGAAAAATCAGATAAATCGTTCTTTGAAAAAGTGAAAGACATGTTTTCTTAA
- a CDS encoding ABC transporter ATP-binding protein: MNHVLVAKEVSKKYGAYTALNNISLEIPENSIYGLLGPNGAGKTSLIRIINQITYPDSGTVLFNGEPLDPKHIAMIGYLPEERGLYKSMKVGEQALYLAQLKGMGKAEAKIKLKYWFDKFEIGDWWNKKVQELSKGMAQKVQFIVTVLHEPKLLIFDEPFSGFDPINANVIKDEILELKKNGTSIIFSTHRMESVEELCEYIALIHKSEKILDGKLTDIKKAYKKNIFEVGMQVLNPSEIVQELKEKLAIFEDYYEVHENQLNFKLQLNGKSTQEILTYLATKAPINHFVEKIPSANDIFIQTISSKNSNE, encoded by the coding sequence ATGAACCATGTATTGGTAGCTAAAGAAGTAAGCAAGAAATATGGTGCGTATACAGCCCTAAACAATATTTCTTTAGAAATTCCTGAAAATAGCATTTACGGATTATTGGGTCCTAACGGAGCTGGTAAAACTTCCCTAATTAGAATTATTAACCAAATTACTTATCCAGATTCGGGTACCGTTTTATTTAACGGCGAACCTTTAGACCCTAAACATATTGCTATGATAGGCTATCTTCCTGAAGAAAGAGGCTTGTATAAAAGTATGAAGGTCGGCGAGCAAGCTTTGTATTTAGCGCAGCTCAAAGGTATGGGTAAGGCGGAAGCAAAAATAAAGCTGAAGTATTGGTTTGATAAATTTGAAATTGGCGATTGGTGGAATAAAAAAGTGCAAGAACTTTCTAAAGGGATGGCACAGAAAGTACAGTTTATTGTAACCGTTTTGCATGAACCAAAGCTTTTAATTTTTGATGAACCCTTTAGTGGCTTTGATCCTATTAATGCCAACGTTATAAAAGATGAAATATTAGAGCTTAAGAAAAATGGTACTTCTATAATTTTTTCTACCCATAGAATGGAATCTGTAGAAGAGCTTTGTGAGTACATCGCATTGATTCATAAGTCGGAAAAAATTTTAGACGGCAAGCTTACGGATATCAAGAAAGCTTATAAAAAAAATATTTTTGAGGTCGGGATGCAAGTGTTGAATCCCTCTGAAATTGTACAAGAATTAAAAGAGAAGCTTGCTATTTTTGAGGACTACTATGAAGTTCACGAAAACCAATTAAACTTTAAGTTGCAATTAAACGGAAAATCTACACAAGAAATCCTTACCTATTTAGCCACTAAGGCACCTATTAATCACTTCGTGGAAAAAATTCCTTCAGCAAACGATATTTTCATACAAACCATATCTAGTAAAAATTCTAATGAATAA
- a CDS encoding ABC transporter permease: protein MNKLLLIIKREYLAKVRNKSFVIMTFLSPILMVAMVVLIAFLTQLNDSEKQVITILNESDFFHNEFVINESTSYIDFKNIGLQQAIDSTVNLGYYGLLYIPDAATLQEITDKSFFYTKEAPSTSTLDKIEGIFKTRLQQNRLQELGVSKQDFLEVDKNYDINLSTFSGDINIKGFNEIRAFIGGGFGYLIMMFIIIYGGFVMRSVIEEKTSRIIEVIISSVKPFQLMMGKIIGTSLAGITQFAIWIFSASLLMLVVIFIFDIDPATFSGTNPSMGAMSAVPDVSMMNEKVLALGVEIFKIPWVMLISFFLVYFLLGYLIYSSIYAAIGAAVDNETDTQQFILPVITPLMLAIYVGFFSVFNNPHGPIAVAFSLFPLTSPIVMLMRLSSGLGEGGVPIWQVVVSILLLIITFMGIVWFAAKIYRIGILMYGKKPSYKELYKWLKY from the coding sequence ATGAATAAATTACTGCTTATAATTAAACGGGAGTACTTAGCAAAAGTTAGGAATAAATCATTTGTAATTATGACTTTTTTAAGTCCAATACTGATGGTGGCAATGGTGGTTCTTATTGCTTTTTTAACGCAACTAAATGATAGTGAAAAACAAGTTATTACTATTTTGAACGAAAGTGATTTTTTTCATAATGAATTTGTAATCAACGAAAGTACATCTTACATAGATTTTAAAAACATTGGTCTACAGCAAGCTATAGATTCTACGGTAAACCTAGGATATTATGGACTTCTGTATATTCCTGATGCTGCTACATTACAGGAGATTACGGATAAATCATTTTTCTATACCAAAGAGGCACCAAGTACTTCTACCTTAGATAAAATAGAAGGTATTTTTAAAACAAGACTTCAGCAAAATAGATTGCAAGAACTAGGAGTGTCTAAACAAGATTTCCTAGAAGTAGATAAGAACTATGATATTAATTTGTCTACTTTTTCAGGAGATATAAATATTAAAGGATTTAATGAAATTAGAGCATTTATAGGTGGCGGTTTTGGATACTTAATCATGATGTTCATCATAATATATGGTGGCTTTGTAATGAGAAGTGTTATTGAAGAAAAAACCAGTAGGATCATAGAAGTCATAATTTCCTCGGTAAAACCTTTTCAGTTAATGATGGGGAAAATTATAGGGACATCCCTGGCGGGAATCACGCAATTTGCGATTTGGATTTTTTCAGCGTCCCTACTCATGTTGGTGGTTATCTTTATTTTTGATATTGATCCGGCAACGTTTAGTGGAACCAATCCTTCTATGGGAGCTATGTCTGCAGTACCTGATGTTTCGATGATGAACGAAAAGGTTTTGGCATTAGGAGTTGAAATTTTTAAAATTCCGTGGGTCATGCTCATAAGCTTCTTCCTTGTTTATTTCTTATTAGGCTATTTAATTTATAGTTCTATATATGCCGCTATTGGAGCTGCGGTTGACAATGAGACAGATACACAGCAATTTATTCTTCCAGTAATTACACCATTAATGCTCGCTATTTATGTAGGCTTTTTTTCTGTGTTTAATAATCCTCACGGGCCTATTGCAGTGGCCTTTTCTTTGTTTCCGCTAACCTCGCCAATTGTAATGCTTATGCGTTTGTCAAGTGGTTTAGGAGAAGGTGGGGTTCCTATTTGGCAGGTAGTGGTTTCTATTTTGTTATTAATTATTACATTTATGGGGATTGTTTGGTTTGCAGCAAAAATTTACCGGATCGGAATTTTAATGTACGGCAAGAAACCAAGCTACAAAGAATTGTATAAATGGTTAAAATATTAA
- a CDS encoding mechanosensitive ion channel family protein, giving the protein MIQDHTEKVKEILEEDIWGALKNFLDLGVHFGKGDKEIHITIGLLLLLVLAFIATSFVLKWLRYLFTRRMEVDDKNKFISVFKFIRYVAFLVVIVLTMSAAGINITILLTASAALFVGLGLALQELFQDVIGGIFIIVDKSLSVGDIVEINGKVGKVFEIKLRTTRCITRDDKVVIIPNHKFISETIYNYTQNHKTTRETVKVGVAYGSDVALVTRLLEESVLGQKGVLKNPKPFVLFEDFGDSALLFAVNFYIGDSFSDPRIKSAIRYNIDAKFREHNISIPFPQRDVHIKSN; this is encoded by the coding sequence ATGATTCAAGATCATACGGAGAAAGTAAAAGAGATTCTAGAGGAAGATATTTGGGGTGCTCTTAAAAACTTTCTAGATCTTGGAGTTCATTTTGGAAAAGGCGATAAAGAAATTCATATCACCATCGGGCTTCTGCTTCTATTGGTATTGGCTTTTATAGCGACCAGTTTTGTTTTAAAATGGTTGCGTTACCTCTTTACGAGAAGAATGGAGGTAGATGATAAGAATAAGTTTATCAGTGTCTTTAAATTTATACGCTATGTAGCTTTTCTGGTGGTCATTGTTTTAACAATGAGTGCTGCAGGAATAAATATCACAATTCTTCTAACAGCATCTGCGGCCCTTTTTGTTGGTTTAGGTTTAGCCTTACAAGAATTATTTCAAGATGTCATAGGAGGTATCTTTATTATTGTAGACAAATCTTTGAGTGTAGGAGATATTGTAGAAATCAATGGTAAAGTTGGTAAGGTTTTTGAAATTAAATTAAGAACCACTCGTTGTATTACTAGAGATGATAAGGTAGTCATTATCCCAAATCATAAATTTATAAGTGAGACTATTTATAATTATACGCAAAATCATAAGACCACCAGAGAAACTGTTAAGGTGGGTGTAGCTTATGGTAGTGATGTGGCTTTGGTAACTAGATTGTTAGAGGAGTCCGTTTTGGGGCAAAAAGGGGTGTTAAAGAACCCAAAACCTTTCGTCTTGTTTGAGGACTTTGGAGATTCTGCATTGCTGTTTGCAGTTAATTTTTATATCGGGGATAGTTTTTCAGACCCAAGGATAAAAAGTGCTATTAGATATAACATAGATGCTAAATTTAGAGAACACAATATAAGTATCCCATTCCCTCAACGCGATGTTCATATTAAAAGTAATTAA
- a CDS encoding sigma-54 dependent transcriptional regulator: MSRILVIEDEAAIRRVLVKILSEESNTYTVEEAEDGLKGIEAVKKEDYDLVLCDIKMPKMDGVEVLEAAKKIKPEIPFIMISGHGDLDTAVNTMRLGAFDYISKPPDLNRLLTTVRNALDRKELVVENKILKKKVSKNYEMVGESDAIGVIKDIIEKVAPTDARVLITGPNGTGKELVAHWVHEKSQRSSAAFIEVNCAAIPSELIESELFGHVKGAFTSAVKDRAGKFEAANNGTIFLDEIGDMSLSAQAKVLRALQESKISRVGSDKDIKVNVRVVAATNKNLKKEIEDGNFREDLYHRLAVILVKVPALNDRRDDIPLLINHFASKIASEHGTAVKTFSDKAIALLQEYDWTGNIRELRNVVERLIILGNTEVDAADVKLFASK; the protein is encoded by the coding sequence ATGTCTAGAATATTAGTTATAGAAGATGAAGCGGCTATTAGAAGAGTCTTAGTGAAAATTTTATCTGAAGAAAGTAATACGTATACCGTTGAGGAGGCAGAAGATGGTTTGAAAGGAATCGAAGCGGTGAAAAAGGAAGATTATGACTTAGTGCTTTGTGATATTAAGATGCCCAAAATGGATGGGGTAGAAGTACTGGAAGCGGCTAAAAAAATTAAACCAGAAATTCCTTTTATCATGATATCTGGTCACGGGGATTTAGATACGGCTGTGAATACAATGCGTTTAGGAGCTTTTGATTATATATCAAAACCACCAGATTTAAATAGGTTGTTAACTACAGTTCGTAATGCTTTAGATAGAAAAGAACTGGTAGTTGAAAATAAAATTCTAAAGAAAAAAGTATCTAAAAATTATGAGATGGTGGGTGAAAGCGATGCTATTGGAGTAATTAAAGATATCATAGAAAAAGTTGCGCCTACAGATGCTCGTGTATTAATTACGGGGCCAAATGGTACAGGAAAAGAGTTAGTTGCTCATTGGGTTCATGAAAAGAGTCAGAGAAGTAGTGCTGCATTTATAGAAGTAAATTGTGCGGCAATACCTTCAGAACTTATAGAGAGTGAATTATTTGGTCATGTAAAAGGAGCCTTTACATCGGCTGTTAAAGACAGAGCAGGTAAATTTGAAGCCGCTAATAATGGGACAATATTTTTAGATGAGATTGGAGATATGAGTCTTTCTGCTCAGGCAAAAGTTCTTAGAGCTTTACAAGAAAGTAAGATATCAAGAGTAGGTTCGGATAAAGATATTAAAGTAAATGTTCGGGTAGTTGCTGCGACTAATAAAAACCTCAAGAAAGAAATTGAAGATGGGAACTTCAGAGAAGATTTATACCATAGACTTGCCGTTATCTTGGTTAAGGTTCCTGCGTTAAATGATAGAAGAGATGATATTCCACTTTTGATTAATCATTTCGCTTCTAAAATAGCTTCAGAGCACGGAACTGCAGTGAAAACATTCTCAGATAAAGCAATAGCTTTGCTTCAAGAATATGACTGGACTGGTAATATTCGTGAATTAAGAAATGTTGTTGAACGATTAATAATATTAGGAAATACAGAAGTAGATGCTGCTGATGTAAAATTATTTGCTAGTAAATAA
- a CDS encoding PPK2 family polyphosphate kinase produces MNKIDIDSYRVQESVSLKRIATTENFDADDDKLKKKLEKVRRELGDFQDTLYAHGKYSVLMCLQGMDTSGKDSLIREVFKDFNARGVVVHSFKVPTELELKHDYLWRHYIALPAKGKVGVFNRTHYENVLVTRVHPEYVMGEHIPGIHTVDDLDDDFWEKRFEQINNFEKHIADNGTIIFKFFLHLSKEEQRQRLLRRLHLKRKNWKFSPGDLKERKLWDSYQECYEDAINKTSKPHAPWFVIPADNKKAARLIVAETMLQELKKYKDIKEPELDDKIKANLEDYKNQLEKE; encoded by the coding sequence ATGAATAAAATTGATATTGATTCTTATCGCGTACAGGAATCCGTTAGTTTAAAAAGGATTGCAACTACTGAAAATTTTGATGCGGATGACGATAAGCTAAAAAAGAAATTAGAAAAAGTTAGGCGAGAACTAGGAGATTTTCAAGATACACTATATGCTCATGGGAAATATAGTGTTTTGATGTGTTTACAGGGGATGGATACTTCCGGAAAAGACAGCTTAATTCGTGAGGTTTTTAAAGATTTTAATGCAAGAGGTGTTGTGGTGCATAGTTTTAAAGTGCCTACAGAGTTAGAATTGAAACATGATTATCTGTGGCGCCATTACATTGCACTTCCTGCAAAAGGTAAAGTTGGTGTTTTTAATAGGACACACTATGAGAATGTATTAGTGACAAGGGTACATCCTGAATATGTTATGGGAGAGCACATTCCAGGTATTCATACCGTTGATGATTTAGATGATGACTTTTGGGAAAAACGTTTTGAGCAAATCAATAATTTTGAAAAGCATATTGCCGATAATGGAACTATAATCTTTAAATTCTTTTTACATCTATCTAAAGAGGAACAGCGTCAACGACTGTTGCGTAGATTGCACTTAAAACGTAAGAATTGGAAGTTTTCTCCGGGAGATTTGAAAGAAAGAAAATTGTGGGATAGCTACCAAGAGTGTTATGAAGATGCTATTAATAAAACTTCTAAACCACATGCTCCTTGGTTTGTGATACCGGCAGATAACAAAAAGGCTGCGCGATTAATTGTTGCAGAAACTATGCTTCAAGAGTTAAAAAAATACAAAGATATTAAGGAACCAGAATTAGATGATAAAATTAAAGCTAATTTAGAGGATTATAAAAATCAATTGGAAAAGGAATAA
- a CDS encoding M28 family peptidase: MKKTIYLLCLFIVTAVSAQKTDEEQLKSIYTAALTEGKAYDWLNYLSNQVGGRLSGSVQAQQAVDYTKLQLDELGLDKVWLQPVMVPKWNRGLPEFAYFETDPGITTNVPICALGGSVATPYGGIKANVVEVKSMDDLAILGKQRLEGRIVFFNRPMDPANISTFESYSGCVDQRYSGAAEAAKYGAVGIIVRSMNLRLDDYPHTGSMSYGDLAVDKRIPAAAISTNAADLLSISLRLNPDVNFYFKQNCEQLEDVQSYNVIGEIKGSTYPDEIMVVGGHLDSWDLGDGSHDDGAGSVQSMEVLHLLKKTGYKPKRTLRVVLFMNEENGLRGGNEYAAVAKKKKETHVFALESDSGGFTPRGFSFDCSEENLTKIQAWKPLFEPYLIHMFVEGHSGADIGPLKNDKMVLAGLRPDSQRYFDHHHAENDTFEHVNKRELELGAASMASLVYLVDTYGIVGTK, translated from the coding sequence ATGAAGAAGACGATCTATTTGTTATGTTTATTTATCGTAACCGCAGTATCCGCACAGAAAACAGATGAAGAGCAATTAAAAAGTATTTATACAGCTGCACTGACAGAGGGTAAAGCTTACGATTGGTTAAACTACTTATCTAATCAGGTAGGAGGTAGACTTTCTGGTTCGGTTCAAGCACAACAGGCAGTAGATTATACCAAACTACAATTAGATGAATTAGGTTTAGACAAAGTGTGGCTGCAACCTGTGATGGTGCCAAAGTGGAATCGTGGTTTGCCAGAGTTTGCATATTTTGAAACAGATCCTGGTATTACGACCAATGTTCCTATTTGTGCTTTGGGTGGTTCTGTAGCTACGCCATACGGAGGTATTAAAGCGAACGTTGTTGAGGTTAAAAGTATGGATGATTTAGCTATTTTAGGAAAACAACGTCTAGAAGGTAGGATTGTTTTTTTTAATAGGCCTATGGATCCTGCAAATATTAGCACCTTTGAGTCCTACTCTGGTTGCGTAGATCAACGCTACTCTGGAGCGGCTGAAGCTGCTAAGTATGGTGCAGTAGGTATTATTGTAAGATCTATGAATTTGCGTTTGGATGATTATCCACATACAGGTTCTATGAGCTATGGAGATTTAGCTGTAGATAAGCGCATTCCTGCTGCGGCAATTAGTACAAATGCAGCAGATTTATTGAGTATTTCTTTACGGTTAAATCCAGATGTTAATTTTTATTTTAAGCAAAATTGCGAACAATTAGAAGATGTGCAATCGTATAATGTAATCGGAGAGATAAAAGGTAGTACTTATCCGGACGAGATTATGGTTGTAGGCGGACATTTAGATTCTTGGGATTTGGGAGATGGTTCTCATGATGATGGTGCGGGCAGTGTACAGAGTATGGAAGTGCTTCATCTACTTAAAAAAACAGGGTACAAGCCAAAAAGAACGCTTCGTGTAGTTTTATTTATGAATGAAGAGAACGGGTTGCGTGGTGGAAATGAATACGCAGCAGTGGCAAAGAAAAAGAAAGAAACACATGTATTTGCTTTAGAAAGTGATTCAGGAGGCTTTACGCCTAGGGGATTCTCTTTTGATTGTTCAGAAGAAAATTTAACTAAAATACAAGCTTGGAAACCATTATTTGAACCTTACCTTATTCATATGTTTGTAGAAGGACATAGCGGTGCAGATATTGGGCCTCTAAAAAATGACAAAATGGTTTTAGCAGGCTTGCGTCCAGATTCTCAACGCTATTTTGATCATCACCATGCAGAGAATGATACTTTTGAACATGTTAATAAAAGAGAACTAGAGTTAGGAGCAGCATCAATGGCAAGTTTGGTATATCTTGTAGATACCTACGGAATTGTTGGAACAAAATGA